A window of the Tachyglossus aculeatus isolate mTacAcu1 chromosome 2, mTacAcu1.pri, whole genome shotgun sequence genome harbors these coding sequences:
- the SLC25A38 gene encoding mitochondrial glycine transporter isoform X2, which yields MVLAEPLPGFHPAIKAFVCGSISGTCSTLLFQPLDLLKTRLQTLQPSAHGSGRVGMVALFVRVVRTESLWGLWKGISPSIVRCVPGVGIYFGTLYSMKQHFLVGRPPTALESVMLGVGSRAVAGVCLLPITVVKTRYESGKFGYESVIGALKSIYRTEGHRGLFSGLTATLLRDAPFSGIYLMFYNQTKKAVAHDQLDPAVTPLANFACGIFAGVLASVATQPADVIKTHMQLSTVKYRRLGQAIALIFKDFGLLGFFHGGVPRALRRTLMAAMAWTVYEEMMAKMGLKW from the exons ATGGTCCTAGCAGAGCCGTTACCCGGG TTCCATCCAGCAATAAAGGCCTTTGTGTGTGGTTCCATCAGTGGGACTTGCTCCACTCTCCTCTTTCAGCCACTGGACCTCCTTAAAACCCGACTGCAGACCCTCCAGCCTTCTGCCCATGG ATCGGGACGGGTTGGAATGGTCGCCCTGTTCGTTAGAGTTGTTCGCACAGAAAGCCTGTGGGGACTTTGGAAGGGAATCTCTCCA TCCATAGTGAGATGCGTCCCCGGGGTCGGGATCTACTTCGGGACCCTCTACTCCATGAAGCAGCACTTCCTGGTCGGCCGGCCTCCCACGGCCCTGGAGTCTGTCATGCTGGGGGTCGGCTCCAGGGCCGTCGCGGGGGTCTGCCTGCTGCCCATCACGGTGGTCAAAACCCGCTACGAG AGCGGAAAGTTTGGCTACGAGAGCGTGATCGGCGCCTTGAAGAGCATCTACCGGACAGAAGGGCACCGGGGCCTGTTCAGTGGACTGACAGCAACACTCCTGCGAGATGCCCCTTTTTCTGGCATCTACTTGATGTTTTACAACCAAACCAAGAAAGCCGTAGCCCACG ATCAGTTGGACCCAGCCGTCACGCCCTTAGCCAACTTCGCTTGTGGGATCTTCGCTGGTGTTCTGGCATCCGTGGCAACCCAACCCGCGGACGTCATCAAGACCCACATGCAGCTGTCGACTGTGAAGTATCGGCGGTTAGGCCAAGCGATTGCTCTCATCTTCAAG GACTTTGGGCTGCTCGGCTTTTTCCACGGCGGCGTGCCCCGTGCCCTTCGCCGAACTCTGATGGCGGCGATGGCCTGGACAGTCTATGAGGAGATGATGGCCAAAATGGGGCTGAAGTGGTGA
- the SLC25A38 gene encoding mitochondrial glycine transporter isoform X1 — MIPKRRPPLLARPEAAEQAATHRFHPAIKAFVCGSISGTCSTLLFQPLDLLKTRLQTLQPSAHGSGRVGMVALFVRVVRTESLWGLWKGISPSIVRCVPGVGIYFGTLYSMKQHFLVGRPPTALESVMLGVGSRAVAGVCLLPITVVKTRYESGKFGYESVIGALKSIYRTEGHRGLFSGLTATLLRDAPFSGIYLMFYNQTKKAVAHDQLDPAVTPLANFACGIFAGVLASVATQPADVIKTHMQLSTVKYRRLGQAIALIFKDFGLLGFFHGGVPRALRRTLMAAMAWTVYEEMMAKMGLKW, encoded by the exons ATGATCCCCAAGCGGCGGCCCCCGCTGCTGGCCCGCCCCGAGGCCGCGGAGCAGGCCGCAACGCACAGG TTCCATCCAGCAATAAAGGCCTTTGTGTGTGGTTCCATCAGTGGGACTTGCTCCACTCTCCTCTTTCAGCCACTGGACCTCCTTAAAACCCGACTGCAGACCCTCCAGCCTTCTGCCCATGG ATCGGGACGGGTTGGAATGGTCGCCCTGTTCGTTAGAGTTGTTCGCACAGAAAGCCTGTGGGGACTTTGGAAGGGAATCTCTCCA TCCATAGTGAGATGCGTCCCCGGGGTCGGGATCTACTTCGGGACCCTCTACTCCATGAAGCAGCACTTCCTGGTCGGCCGGCCTCCCACGGCCCTGGAGTCTGTCATGCTGGGGGTCGGCTCCAGGGCCGTCGCGGGGGTCTGCCTGCTGCCCATCACGGTGGTCAAAACCCGCTACGAG AGCGGAAAGTTTGGCTACGAGAGCGTGATCGGCGCCTTGAAGAGCATCTACCGGACAGAAGGGCACCGGGGCCTGTTCAGTGGACTGACAGCAACACTCCTGCGAGATGCCCCTTTTTCTGGCATCTACTTGATGTTTTACAACCAAACCAAGAAAGCCGTAGCCCACG ATCAGTTGGACCCAGCCGTCACGCCCTTAGCCAACTTCGCTTGTGGGATCTTCGCTGGTGTTCTGGCATCCGTGGCAACCCAACCCGCGGACGTCATCAAGACCCACATGCAGCTGTCGACTGTGAAGTATCGGCGGTTAGGCCAAGCGATTGCTCTCATCTTCAAG GACTTTGGGCTGCTCGGCTTTTTCCACGGCGGCGTGCCCCGTGCCCTTCGCCGAACTCTGATGGCGGCGATGGCCTGGACAGTCTATGAGGAGATGATGGCCAAAATGGGGCTGAAGTGGTGA
- the RPSA gene encoding 40S ribosomal protein SA isoform X1: MSGGLDVLQMKEEDVLKFLAAGTHLGGTNLDFQMEQYIYKRKSDGIYIINLKRTWEKLVLAARAIVAIENPADVSVISSRNTGQRAVLKFAAATGATPIAGRFTPGTFTNQIQAAFREPRLLVVTDPRADHQPLTEASYVNLPTIALCNTDSPLRYVDIAIPCNNKGAHSVGLMWWMLAREVLRMRGTISREHPWEVMPDLYFYRDPEEIEKEEQAAAEKAVTKEEFQGEWTAPAPEFTAAQPEVADWSEGVQVPSVPIQQFPTEDWSAQPATEDWSAAPTAQATEWVGTTTEWS, encoded by the exons ATGTCCGGAGGCCTCGATGTCCtgcagatgaaggaggaggatgtCCTCAAATTTCTCGCCGCAGGAACCCACTTGGGTGGCACCAACCTTGACTTCCAGATGGAACAGTATATTTACAAGAGGAAGAGTGATG GGATCTACATCATAAATCTGAAGAGGACGTGGGAGAAGCTTGTGCTGGCCGCCCGGGCTATCGTTGCCATTGAAAACCCCGCCGACGTCAGTGTCATCTCTTCTAGGAACACCGGGCAG CGCGCCGTGCTGAAATTCGCCGCGGCCACCGGCGCCACCCCCATCGCCGGGCGCTTCACCCCGGGCACCTTCACCAACCAGATCCAGGCGGCCTTCCGGGAGCCGCGCCTCTTGGTGGTGACGGACCCCCGGGCCGACCACCAGCCTCTGACGGAGGCCTCCTACGTCAACCTCCCCACCATCGCCCTGTGCAACACGGACTCCCCCCTGCGCTACGTGGACATCGCCATCCCGTGCAACAACAAG GGGGCCCACTCCGTCGGTCTGATGTGGTGGATGCTGGCCCGTGAAGTCCTGCGCATGCGCGGCACAATCTCCCGCGAGCACCCGTGGGAGGTCATGCCGGATCTCTACTTCTACAGGGATCCCGAGGAG ATcgagaaggaagaacaggcagcAGCCGAGAAGGCCGTGACCAAGGAGGAGTTCCAGGGAGAATGGACCGCGCCGGCCCCGGAGTTCACCGCCGCCCAGCCCGAGGTGGCCGACTGGTCCGAGGGAGTGCAGGTGCCGTCCGTGCCCATTCAGCAGTTCCCTACTG AAGACTGGAGCGCTCAGCCCGCCACGGAAGATTGGTCCGCCGCTCCCACGGCCCAGGCCACCGAATGGGTGGGAACTACCACCGAGTGGTCCTGA
- the RPSA gene encoding 40S ribosomal protein SA isoform X2: MSGGLDVLQMKEEDVLKFLAAGTHLGGTNLDFQMEQYIYKRKSDGIYIINLKRTWEKLVLAARAIVAIENPADVSVISSRNTGQRAVLKFAAATGATPIAGRFTPGTFTNQIQAAFREPRLLVVTDPRADHQPLTEASYVNLPTIALCNTDSPLRYVDIAIPCNNKGAHSVGLMWWMLAREVLRMRGTISREHPWEVMPDLYFYRDPEEIEKEEQAAAEKAVTKEEFQGEWTAPAPEFTAAQPEVADWSEGVQVPSVPIQQFPTDWSAQPATEDWSAAPTAQATEWVGTTTEWS; encoded by the exons ATGTCCGGAGGCCTCGATGTCCtgcagatgaaggaggaggatgtCCTCAAATTTCTCGCCGCAGGAACCCACTTGGGTGGCACCAACCTTGACTTCCAGATGGAACAGTATATTTACAAGAGGAAGAGTGATG GGATCTACATCATAAATCTGAAGAGGACGTGGGAGAAGCTTGTGCTGGCCGCCCGGGCTATCGTTGCCATTGAAAACCCCGCCGACGTCAGTGTCATCTCTTCTAGGAACACCGGGCAG CGCGCCGTGCTGAAATTCGCCGCGGCCACCGGCGCCACCCCCATCGCCGGGCGCTTCACCCCGGGCACCTTCACCAACCAGATCCAGGCGGCCTTCCGGGAGCCGCGCCTCTTGGTGGTGACGGACCCCCGGGCCGACCACCAGCCTCTGACGGAGGCCTCCTACGTCAACCTCCCCACCATCGCCCTGTGCAACACGGACTCCCCCCTGCGCTACGTGGACATCGCCATCCCGTGCAACAACAAG GGGGCCCACTCCGTCGGTCTGATGTGGTGGATGCTGGCCCGTGAAGTCCTGCGCATGCGCGGCACAATCTCCCGCGAGCACCCGTGGGAGGTCATGCCGGATCTCTACTTCTACAGGGATCCCGAGGAG ATcgagaaggaagaacaggcagcAGCCGAGAAGGCCGTGACCAAGGAGGAGTTCCAGGGAGAATGGACCGCGCCGGCCCCGGAGTTCACCGCCGCCCAGCCCGAGGTGGCCGACTGGTCCGAGGGAGTGCAGGTGCCGTCCGTGCCCATTCAGCAGTTCCCTACTG ACTGGAGCGCTCAGCCCGCCACGGAAGATTGGTCCGCCGCTCCCACGGCCCAGGCCACCGAATGGGTGGGAACTACCACCGAGTGGTCCTGA